The following are from one region of the Jatrophihabitans telluris genome:
- a CDS encoding DUF6458 family protein produces MTIGASLLLIAIGAVLKFAITDNVKNIDLGMIGVILMVIGAVGLILGIAITMSRRRTDIISRPGRTTYIEPNDPTDPRL; encoded by the coding sequence ATGACCATCGGTGCAAGCTTGCTGCTGATCGCGATCGGCGCCGTGCTGAAGTTCGCCATCACCGACAACGTCAAGAACATCGACCTCGGCATGATCGGCGTCATCCTCATGGTGATCGGAGCGGTCGGACTGATCCTGGGCATCGCCATCACCATGTCCCGGCGGCGCACGGACATCATCAGTCGGCCCGGTCGCACCACTTACATCGAGCCGAACGATCCGACCGACCCTCGTCTGTGA
- a CDS encoding DUF6131 family protein has product MIVLGIILLIIGFVAKIAILWTIGIILILVGAVLFLLGAAGREVGGRRHWY; this is encoded by the coding sequence GTGATCGTTCTCGGCATCATCCTGCTGATCATCGGCTTCGTAGCCAAGATCGCCATCCTGTGGACGATCGGGATCATCTTGATCCTGGTCGGAGCCGTGCTCTTCCTGCTCGGCGCCGCTGGTCGCGAGGTCGGTGGCCGTCGCCACTGGTACTGA
- a CDS encoding alkaline phosphatase D family protein, translated as MKLVLGPVLRHVGEHDATIWVETDEPCTVEILGASEHTWTVAGHHYALVIVTGLAAGTSVAYTVSLDGTPVWPAPADHRPTPRVRTLGGAGSLRIAFGSCRYARSASVADDPHFEADALMVLGRQLAAESEERWPHALLMLGDQVYADETTPQTQARIRRRRDITTGAKEQVADFEEYTWLYDESWTDPDVRWLMSVVPSSMIFDDHDIRDDWNTSRLWRQDIQRTDWWRERIIGGLSSYWVYQHLGNLAPADLAANELYQQIRTGGADGEHLLRAFAEHADAEADGAKGTRWSYRRDFGAVRLVMIDSRCGRILDEDEGGRSMVSDAEYAWIAEQARGDYDHLLIGTSLPWLLARALHDLEAWDESLAAGARGPRLARWAERLRRAADLEHWAAFQRSFRELSGLIRDVATGVHGHAPATVCVLSGDVHHAYVARAQFEEVTDTEIYQLTCSPLHNFVPTPMKATFRVAWSRAAERGTRFLLDAVTRVPRPPMSWKREAGPYFGNELMTLIISGRLATVELAKTTSADEQETALELVDRVALSSR; from the coding sequence GTGAAGCTCGTCCTCGGCCCGGTTCTGCGTCACGTCGGCGAGCACGACGCGACGATCTGGGTCGAGACCGACGAGCCGTGCACCGTCGAGATCCTCGGCGCCAGCGAGCACACCTGGACAGTGGCCGGCCATCACTACGCGCTGGTCATCGTCACCGGGCTCGCGGCCGGGACCTCCGTTGCCTACACGGTCAGCCTGGACGGGACGCCGGTGTGGCCGGCGCCCGCTGACCATCGGCCCACGCCGCGCGTGCGGACCCTCGGTGGCGCCGGATCGTTGCGCATCGCCTTCGGATCCTGCCGTTACGCCCGGTCGGCCTCGGTCGCCGACGATCCGCATTTCGAGGCCGACGCCCTGATGGTGCTGGGCCGCCAGCTGGCCGCCGAGTCCGAGGAGCGCTGGCCGCACGCGCTGTTGATGCTCGGCGACCAGGTCTATGCCGACGAGACCACGCCGCAGACCCAGGCCCGGATCCGGCGTCGCCGCGACATCACCACCGGCGCCAAGGAGCAGGTCGCCGACTTCGAGGAATACACCTGGCTCTACGACGAGTCCTGGACCGATCCCGATGTGCGCTGGCTGATGTCGGTCGTGCCCAGCTCGATGATCTTCGACGATCACGACATCCGCGACGACTGGAACACCTCGCGCCTGTGGCGCCAGGACATTCAGCGCACTGATTGGTGGCGCGAGCGGATCATCGGCGGCTTGTCGTCCTACTGGGTCTACCAGCACCTGGGCAATCTCGCCCCGGCTGACCTCGCCGCCAACGAGCTCTACCAGCAGATCCGGACCGGCGGGGCCGACGGCGAACACCTGTTGCGTGCCTTTGCCGAGCACGCCGACGCCGAAGCCGATGGGGCGAAGGGAACTCGCTGGTCCTACCGCCGCGATTTCGGTGCCGTCCGGCTGGTCATGATCGATTCCCGGTGCGGACGCATCCTCGACGAAGACGAGGGCGGCCGCAGCATGGTCAGCGATGCCGAGTACGCCTGGATCGCCGAACAGGCCCGAGGCGACTACGACCACCTGCTGATCGGAACGTCCTTGCCGTGGCTGCTCGCCCGCGCGCTGCACGACCTGGAGGCGTGGGACGAGAGCCTGGCCGCCGGGGCGCGCGGCCCTCGCCTGGCCCGGTGGGCCGAGCGGTTACGGCGTGCGGCCGACCTCGAACACTGGGCGGCGTTCCAGCGCTCCTTCCGTGAGCTGTCCGGGCTCATCCGCGACGTCGCCACCGGCGTCCACGGCCACGCGCCCGCGACGGTCTGTGTCCTGTCCGGCGATGTCCACCACGCCTACGTCGCTCGCGCGCAATTCGAGGAGGTGACGGACACGGAGATCTACCAGCTCACCTGTTCGCCGCTGCACAACTTCGTACCGACCCCGATGAAGGCGACCTTCCGCGTTGCCTGGAGCCGGGCGGCCGAACGCGGAACCCGTTTCCTGCTCGACGCCGTGACACGGGTACCGCGTCCGCCGATGTCCTGGAAGCGCGAAGCCGGCCCCTACTTCGGCAATGAACTGATGACCCTGATCATCTCGGGCCGGCTGGCCACGGTGGAACTGGCCAAGACGACCAGCGCCGACGAGCAGGAGACTGCCCTTGAGCTCGTCGACCGGGTCGCGTTGTCCTCCCGCTAG